In bacterium, a single window of DNA contains:
- the mazG gene encoding nucleoside triphosphate pyrophosphohydrolase, which yields MNRPRPTFEDLVATMARLRAPGGCPWDRAQTSASLRPYLLEETYETLDAIDAGAPERLKEELGDLLLQVVFHAQMAAEAGTFTIDDVVAGLVEKLIRRHPHVFGGAAAATPDAVVTRWEAIKQAERAAAAGPHGDAGTTGGTAEPRDEALAGLARTLPALMLAQQMQARAARAGMPGPDGPGVDQRLAGVRRALDDLAGASGPAEADEKVGDLLFAAVGAARALGVDGELALREVAERFRVRFGRLEALARARGTPLADCTADEVQALWREASEAG from the coding sequence ATGAACCGGCCGCGCCCGACCTTTGAGGACCTCGTGGCCACGATGGCCCGGCTGCGCGCGCCCGGCGGGTGTCCCTGGGACCGCGCCCAGACGTCCGCGTCGCTGCGGCCGTACCTGCTCGAAGAAACGTACGAGACGCTGGACGCGATCGACGCCGGCGCCCCGGAGCGGCTGAAAGAAGAACTCGGCGACCTCCTGCTTCAAGTTGTGTTCCACGCCCAGATGGCGGCGGAGGCCGGAACGTTCACCATCGACGACGTGGTCGCCGGACTCGTGGAGAAACTCATCCGGCGCCACCCGCACGTGTTCGGCGGGGCGGCGGCGGCCACGCCCGACGCGGTCGTCACCCGGTGGGAGGCCATCAAACAGGCCGAGCGCGCGGCCGCCGCGGGCCCGCACGGCGATGCCGGGACGACCGGCGGCACGGCGGAACCGCGGGACGAGGCCCTGGCCGGCCTCGCCCGCACGCTCCCCGCCCTGATGCTCGCGCAGCAGATGCAGGCGCGCGCGGCCCGAGCGGGCATGCCGGGACCGGATGGACCGGGCGTCGATCAGAGGCTCGCCGGCGTGCGCCGCGCGTTGGACGATCTCGCCGGGGCGTCCGGACCGGCGGAGGCGGACGAGAAGGTCGGCGATCTGCTCTTTGCCGCGGTCGGCGCGGCGAGGGCGCTCGGCGTCGACGGCGAGTTGGCGCTGCGTGAAGTCGCCGAGCGGTTTCGAGTCCGATTCGGCCGGCTCGAAGCCCTGGCCCGCGCGCGCGGGACGCCGCTTGCGGACTGCACCGCGGACGAGGTGCAGGCGCTGTGGCGCGAAGCGAGTGAGGCTGGATAA